A region of the Bacillus sp. NP247 genome:
TGTATTCCCTAGCACCGTAATACTAACGATAACCCCCGAACCTTTTAGAGAATCGTCCCTGGGCAAGTTCTCGCCCACCCTCACCAGAAGAACAGGGTTCCAATGAGGGGTTCTGTTTTTGTAGGCGTATACTCTGTACCCCCTGCACGACCAACAGCTAGCCACGCCGTAACACGTTCCCGCTAAATGTATGGCAGCACGGAATTACGGCTTATCAGTTTTTATATACGTGGTATCAGGCAATTCCACGTTCGGAATTACCGCACACCAACACCACTAATCGTCTAAAAAAGGCAATAAGAAACTACACCCCTTGCTATCCATTTTTGAAAAATGGTATAATACAAGTGCTGAATGTACGGAATATCCGTTATTTAGTTTTAAAACATGATTTTAAATTTTGAGTCTCCAGTTGCCGCTGGGGACTTTTTCTTTTACTTAAAATTTCATACTTGCCAGTGGTGAATGACGTTGATATTTATTTTTAATCTCATCATCAGTAAAGTCTAAATACGCCCTTTGAGTTACTTCTACCGATGAATGACCTAATACCCTAGACAAGCTAAACCAATCACCACCATTAAGAATGTAATACTTTGCAAAGTTATTTCTTAATTGGTGAGGTGTGAAATGTATCCTTACCTTTTTACCAATACTTCTAATACTCGCTTCAAAATTATTGACGTTTAACATTGTCCCTCTTATCGTAGGGAACAAGTACTCTGCATCACTAAATCTATCCCTATACTTCAACCAACGCTTTAAATCGTTAGCCATGATATTAGAAAAATACACATATCGTTGTTTCTTATTTTTCGGATTTGTAATTAGGATACTTTTATTTTTTATATCTAGGTCTTCGACTTGCATACTGCAACATTCTCCTGCACGTATACCTGTATCTAAAATAAGTTTAATCATGACGTAACTTCTAAACCCATGGAATGTACTTATATCAATCGAATACAACACTTTCTTTATGTCATCTACTGATAACAATATTTTTTGTTTCCGTTGCGGCTTAATTGATTCGATATTAGATATTGGATTCTTAGCAATATCACCTTCAGCTTCTAAAAAATTAAAAAACACTTTAATATTGCGAAGGTAATTAGCAATTGTTGTTTCGCTAACGGTCTTTCCATAATCAGTTCTACGTGTTGGATAATTAATTTCTTCACTAGCCGTATTAGATGTAAATGTGTATTTACCACGTTC
Encoded here:
- a CDS encoding tyrosine-type recombinase/integrase — protein: MNNFQMNVENFLLHCDAKHLSRKTIRSYDQTLKLFASYLERELKITDVDKVKPLHIRTYIKYLRERGKYTFTSNTASEEINYPTRRTDYGKTVSETTIANYLRNIKVFFNFLEAEGDIAKNPISNIESIKPQRKQKILLSVDDIKKVLYSIDISTFHGFRSYVMIKLILDTGIRAGECCSMQVEDLDIKNKSILITNPKNKKQRYVYFSNIMANDLKRWLKYRDRFSDAEYLFPTIRGTMLNVNNFEASIRSIGKKVRIHFTPHQLRNNFAKYYILNGGDWFSLSRVLGHSSVEVTQRAYLDFTDDEIKNKYQRHSPLASMKF